Proteins co-encoded in one Aptenodytes patagonicus chromosome 14, bAptPat1.pri.cur, whole genome shotgun sequence genomic window:
- the TP53INP2 gene encoding tumor protein p53-inducible nuclear protein 2 isoform X2 codes for MFQRLTSLFFSDSNTPEGLEEPKPFVEEEEEEDGWLIIDLAEGPSPGGVGSSPMEDLLIEHPSMSVYVTSTLEVDGEGPEDDAAREVPEPRLERHMPHHSRSLSVKATILEKVGQARRVQRAKQLAEKHWLSQKALQRQNQARQRPLRRAKQHAVTFVHQPCQRHCNY; via the exons ATGTTTCAGCGTCTCACCAGCCTCTTCTTCAGCGACAGCAACACACCGGAAGGCCTGGAGGAGCCCAAACCCtttgttgaggaggaggaggaggaggatggctggCTCATAATTGATCTTGCAG AGGGGCCCAGCCCCGGCGGCGTGGGGAGCAGCCCCATGGAGGACCTGCTCATCGAGCACCCCAGCATGTCCGTCTACGTCACCAGCACCCTCGAGGTGGATGGGGAGGGCCCCGAGGATGATGCTGCCAG GGAGGTGCCAGAGCCCCGGCTGGAGCGGCACATGCCGCACCACAGCAGGTCCCTCTCGGTGAAGGCCACCATCTTGGAGAAGGTCGGGCAGGCGCGGCGGGTGCAGCGGGCCAAGCAGCTGGCGGAGAAGCACTGGCTCAGCCAGAAGGCGCTGCAGCGGCAGAACCAGGCCCGCCAGCGCCCGCTGCGCCGGGCCAAGCAGCATGCCGTGACCTTTGTCCACCAGCCCTGCCAGCGCCACTGCAACTACTGA
- the TP53INP2 gene encoding tumor protein p53-inducible nuclear protein 2 isoform X1, with product MFQRLTSLFFSDSNTPEGLEEPKPFVEEEEEEDGWLIIDLAGSRACPGAARRVGAGGTGRSARSHPAPPGPLPAASPAPASPCLMDESWFVTPPPCFTAEGPSPGGVGSSPMEDLLIEHPSMSVYVTSTLEVDGEGPEDDAAREVPEPRLERHMPHHSRSLSVKATILEKVGQARRVQRAKQLAEKHWLSQKALQRQNQARQRPLRRAKQHAVTFVHQPCQRHCNY from the exons ATGTTTCAGCGTCTCACCAGCCTCTTCTTCAGCGACAGCAACACACCGGAAGGCCTGGAGGAGCCCAAACCCtttgttgaggaggaggaggaggaggatggctggCTCATAATTGATCTTGCAG gcagCCGTGCCTGCCCCGGTGCAGCCCGGCGAGTGGGTGCTGGCGGTACTGGGCGCTCGGCGCGATCCCACCCAGCTCCCCCCGGTCCGCTGCCGGCTGCTTCCCCGGCTCCGGCCAGTCCCTGCTTGATGGACGAGAGTTGGTTTGTCACCCCTCCCCCCTGTTTTACTGCAGAGGGGCCCAGCCCCGGCGGCGTGGGGAGCAGCCCCATGGAGGACCTGCTCATCGAGCACCCCAGCATGTCCGTCTACGTCACCAGCACCCTCGAGGTGGATGGGGAGGGCCCCGAGGATGATGCTGCCAG GGAGGTGCCAGAGCCCCGGCTGGAGCGGCACATGCCGCACCACAGCAGGTCCCTCTCGGTGAAGGCCACCATCTTGGAGAAGGTCGGGCAGGCGCGGCGGGTGCAGCGGGCCAAGCAGCTGGCGGAGAAGCACTGGCTCAGCCAGAAGGCGCTGCAGCGGCAGAACCAGGCCCGCCAGCGCCCGCTGCGCCGGGCCAAGCAGCATGCCGTGACCTTTGTCCACCAGCCCTGCCAGCGCCACTGCAACTACTGA